The window TCATCTTTGAAGTTGTAAAGTTTCtgattttttgattttgttttctatttttttatgttACTGTTTATAGAGGGTGCCTAGGCACCCAGGAGCTGTCACACCTTTCTCCTTCAAGTAATAGGCTTGACTAGCGGGTGGGAAGCAACTAGCAAATGCAATGTATTTAGTTGTAAATGTGAAAAATTGTAAAGTAAATATATAAGCTTTTATGATCCAATGCTGATTTATGCATGCTTAATATATGACCTTGCGTGATTATGGGCCACACTTGATGTATAGACGCGCGGTGTCTCTCTCGCCTAGGCCCTGTACTGGGCGTGACAAACCGCTGACCGTGCGCAATTGCATTTAACGTATTTCATTTATTTGTAACCTCGATTAAAAAAGAATCATGTTAAAACACAAATTAAGAGAAAAAAAAGTATGAAaagttgataaaaagagaaacataaaagaaaaaagaaacatgcTAACGTTACTCGACTGAGACTTAACCATATCgtaactactactccctctgttctaaaatataaaagcatttttaacactacactagtgtcaaaaacgttcttatattatgagaagGAGGGAGTACTTTAAATCCGAGGATTACCCACCACAAGAATTACATTATTGCTGTGCGCGAGGGTGATACACCTCTACGGCACAAGATAAATTTCTCTTACAAAAAAGGATCAACGCTTCAAAATCCACTCGTCTCATCTCTGACATCCGCTGTCACATTACTCTGCTTGCTTGGCCATCATTCCTCATACAATCTTTCTGTATGGAATTGGCTCCCGACGGCAGAAAATGGACCCTAAAACGAGCAAGAAACCTCAAGATGATGAGATCTCGCCGCCGGCGAAACCTTCGACTGGTCTAGTACATGAGAGACCTGCAGGACAGCTGACAGATCGGCGGCAGATCCCACAGCGAGTCGCAGGGGTCGCTCCCGATGTCGAACCCGTCGTCCTGTTCCTGCTGGACGACCCCGCTCATGGCGGCGCCGGGCGACGCGGAGTCCTCTTGCTTCTCCGGCCTCGCCGCGTCCGCGATCACCCGGCACTCGGCCACGTTGCGTCGCGCGGCGAGCGTCGGGGCAGCCGGGCTGAGCGTTGCCGGCCATGGCTGATGCTCGAGGTGCTGATGGAGCTGTTCGCCTCCGTGGTTGATCCACTGGTGGTAAGTCATGTGGTTAGAGAGGCCGGGAGCGGGAGTGTGGTGGGCGGCGGCTCCACCGGCGCTCATGGCGAAGCTgatggtcgagctggtgctgctgGTGCTGTTACCGGCGCTGGCATTACTAGCTGCCGTGGCGAGGCTGAtggtgacagccggctgctgggacggcgcccgcggcggcggcggcgaggcgctctTCTTGAGCTTCTTGTGGGTGAGCAGGGTGCGGATCCTGGAGGCGAGCGGCGAgtccggcggcgaggaggcggcggcgggggcggcggtggcgaagtTGGTCCGCGTGTTGGAGCCCCGGAGGAGGCAGGCGGCCTCGTCGTAGgcgcgcgcggcctcctcggcggtcTCGAAGGTGCCGAGCCACACCCGTATCTTGTGCGTGGTGTCCTTGATCTCCGCCACCCACCGCCCCGACGGCCGCTGCCGCACCCCGACGAACTTGCACTTGCTGCTGCCCctccccttcgccgccgccgccgccgccttgcccaccGCCGCCTCGTACTggcattgctgctgctgctgctgctggaactgGAGCTCCATTGattaattctctctctctctctctctggtctgGTCTGAAGTCTGAACTTTGGTTGGAGGTTGTGCATGAATTTAAGGGAGGGGAGGCGCTGGGGCGAGGTCGTGGAGGGCTTGTCATGGCGCGCATGTCTGTAATGGCGAGATCTTTGTTAGTGGGGTAGCGGGAGGCTGAGTTTTCTAGGGGCGCTAGACGTTGAATCCTGTGGGTTATCTCGATGTTTGATGTGGTCGTACGTCGTGGCTGGCATGTTTGTCCTCTCCCCAGGTTGACGACAGCGCCCTTTGTTCTCAGGCCGGGCGACGAGCGCTACGTGTCTCGCTGCCGCGCCATGTCCTCGCCGAGGAAGGAGCGACCGAGCGACGtggagaggatgaagaagaagatgtgacgacgaggagggggagggagggagggagggggtcaCGTTTTCCCTCGAATTGATTCATTAATTCCTTGTGTGTTAGAGCCCGCGCACTACTGCTGAGTAGTGATGACCACCGTTAGTTTATTGATGCTTCTTTTCGGGACGCCATTTGTCAGGTGCCTTCATGATTGGCAGTTGCAATCAGTTTTTCTTGCAATTTGGCTGGTCATTGTCATGTAGGAGTATATACAAAATTCAACATGCATCTGCCTGCTTCATTAGTGGTTCTTCGTCCGTGCATTTCAAATGTTATAAACCACTCCGGCCGGTAGACCT is drawn from Triticum dicoccoides isolate Atlit2015 ecotype Zavitan chromosome 6B, WEW_v2.0, whole genome shotgun sequence and contains these coding sequences:
- the LOC119321952 gene encoding ethylene-responsive transcription factor ERN1-like — translated: MELQFQQQQQQQCQYEAAVGKAAAAAAKGRGSSKCKFVGVRQRPSGRWVAEIKDTTHKIRVWLGTFETAEEAARAYDEAACLLRGSNTRTNFATAAPAAASSPPDSPLASRIRTLLTHKKLKKSASPPPPRAPSQQPAVTISLATAASNASAGNSTSSTSSTISFAMSAGGAAAHHTPAPGLSNHMTYHQWINHGGEQLHQHLEHQPWPATLSPAAPTLAARRNVAECRVIADAARPEKQEDSASPGAAMSGVVQQEQDDGFDIGSDPCDSLWDLPPICQLSCRSLMY